In bacterium, the genomic stretch CGAGTACCTGGCCATGGGCCGGCCCGTGCTGACGAGCGATCTCGAGGAGGTGCGGCGCTACGGCGTCGACTTCCTCGTCACCGTGAGGAGCGCCGACGAGGGCGCCGCCGCGCTCGCGCGCCTCGCGGCCGATCCGGCCGAGCGCGCGCGCCTGGCCGAGGCGGGCCGCGACTGGGTGCGCGCCGCCTGCGACTGGAAGGACATCGCGAACCGCCTGGTGGAGCTGATCGAACAGACCGCCGACCGCATGCACTGAGGCCGCGGCCTCATCGCCCAAGGAGAAACCGTGATCGGACGCCTGCTCATTCTCGTCCTGCTGGTGGCTCTCGCCGCCGTCGCCTGGAAGGCCCGGGGCTACCGCCAGAGCGCCCTCTCCGCCATGAACAAGGTGGAGGTGATCAGCGAGCGCTTCACCAAGAGCGACTTCTTCGAGGCCGAAAACCGCCAGTGGCTCGAGCGCGGCGAGCGGCCCGATGTGGTCTTCATGGGCGCCTCGATCACGAAGCGCTGGAACCCCGAAGGCAAGCTGGGCGACCTCAAGGTGGCCCAGCGCGGTGTGGGCGGCCAGTGGCCCAGCCACTACCTGCTCCGCTTCGCCAGCGACGTGCTGGACCTGAAGCCGCGCGCCGTGGTCATCAAGGCCTGCGCCATCACCTTCAGGCCCGGTGTCGACGACAAGGGCACGCGCCGCGCGCTGCTCGACATGTGCGCGCAGGCCGAGGCCGCGGGCGTGAAGCCCGTGCTCGCCACCTGCGTGCCCGTGCGCGAGGACGGCAACGCGGTCTATGGCTCGGACGGCAAGAAGCAGCCGAGCGGCATCAACGACCGCCTGCTGCCCTACAACGAGTGGCTGCGCCAGCTCGCCGCCGAGCACGGCTGGGGCCTGATCGACTTCTACAAGGCGATGGCCGACGAGAAGGGCTTCCTGCCCGCCGATCTCGCCGAGGACGACATCCACCCCAACGCGAAGGGCTACGAGGCGATGACCGCCGCGGCCCGAGCCGCGCTCGAGCCCCTGCTTGCGGCCAGCGGCAGCTAGGTGACCCGCGGGCCGATCCACGTCTGCCACGTGCAGACCACGCTGCGCGCGGGCGGGCTGGAGAACGGCGTCGTCAACATCGTCAACGGCCTGGATCCGGCGCGCTTCCGCTCGACGGTGCTCTGCCTGCACGACGCGGGCGCGCTCGCCGCGCGCATCGTCAACCCGACGGCGCAGGTAATCAACCTCGCCTACCCGGATCGGCTCGCGCCCGAGCTGCCCTTTCGGCTGGCGAAGCTCTTTCGCGAGCTGAAGCCGGACATCGTGCACTGCCGCAACTACACGCCGAACCTCTACGGCACGCTCGGCGCGCGACTCGCGCGCGTGCCGGCCGTGGTCAACGGCGAGCACGGCCTCGTCCAGACGGTCGGCTGGCGGGGAAAGCTGGTGAGCCGCACGCTCGCGCTCTTCGCCGACCGCGTGCTCTGCGTCTCGCCGGGTCTGCGCGACTACCTCGTGCAGACCCTGCACTACCCGCCCGCGCAGGTGCAGGTGATCGTGAACGGCGTTTCGCTCGAGCGCTTCGATTCGCTGCGCGTGGACCGCGCCGCCAAGCGCCGCGAGCTGGGCGTGCCCGAGGACGCCTGGCTGCTCGGCACGGTGGCGCGCTTCTTCCCCTTTAAGGACCATCCCGCCATGCTCGACCTGCTAGAGCGCGTGCCCGAGGTGGCGGGCCGGCCCGTGCACGCGGTGATCATCGGCGACGGCGAGGGCGCCGCGGCGTTTCGCGCCGAGGCCGAGCGGCGCGGGCTCAGCGCGCGCATGCACCTGCCGGGCTTCCGCAGCGATGTGGCCGAGTGCTACCCAACCTTCGACCTCTTCTGCCTCTTCTCCACCGGCAACGAGGGCACGAGCAACGCCATCCTCGAAGCGATGGCCGCGGGCGTGCCGATCGTGGCCACCGCGATCGAGGGCAACCGGCATCTCATTCGCAGCGGCGAGAACGGCGTGCTGGTGCCTCCCGCGGGCGAGGCCAAGCGCGCCGCCCTCGCGCGCGAGGTGCCGCGCCTGCTCGGCGACCCCGGCCTGCGCGCGCGCCTGGCCGAGACGGCCGGCCGCGAAGTGCGCGCGAAGTTCCGTCTCCAGCGCATGATCGACGACTACGCGGCGTTCTATGCCGGCCTCGCAAGCTAGGCTCGACCGCTTCGGGCTGGCCCAGCTCGGCGTCGTCTACCTCGTCTGGGGCAGCACCTACCTCGGCATCCGTCTCGCCGTGCGCGAGGGCGCGGGCTGGCCGCCCTTCGCGATGGCCGGGCTGCGCACGCTGGCGGCGGCGGCGATCCTGCTCGCCTGGGCGCGCCTGCGCGGCGAGCGCGTGCGCGTGAGCCGCGGCGAGCTGGCCCTGCTCGCGCCAACGGGCGCCCTGCTCTGGCTGGGCGGCAACGGCCTCGTCACCCTGGCCGAGCAGCGCGTGGACTCGGGGCTCGCGGCCCTGCTCGTGGCGGCGATGCCGATCTGGGCCGAGCTGATCGCCATCGCCCTCGATCGCCGCCTGCCCAAGTGGAAGACCATCGGCTCCGTGCTGATCGGCTTCGCGGGCGTGGCCGCGCTCTGCTGGCCGCTCCTGCGCGGCGGCACGCGGGCCGACGTGCTCGGCGTCGTCGCCCTGCTCGCCGCGCCGCTCTTCTGGGCGCTCGGCTCGATCTGGCTGCAGCGACGCCGGCCCGGACTCGGCGTGCTCGCCGTCTCCGGTTGGCAGCAGGGGCTGGGCGCGCTCTCGCTGCTCGCAATGTCCCTGGCCCTGCGCGAGCCGCAGCCCCAGCCCACCGGGGAAGCCTGGCTGGCCTGGGCCTACCTCGTGCTTTTCGGCTCGGTGCTCGCCTTCACCAGCTACATGAGCGCGATCCGCCGCCTGCCATATCGCGTGGTCGCCACTTACACCTATGCCAATCCGGTGATTGCCGTCTTCCTCGGCTGGCTGCTGCTCCGCGAATCCGTGACGGGCTGGACTTTGGCCGGCGCCCTGCTCGTCGTGGCCGGCGTGGCGGGGGTCTTCCAGAACCGGGACTAGGACCGCGCTGCCTCTTGGCCGCGCGCCGCGCCGCACCCGCAATCCCCGAGTCGAAATCCTGAATTCGGGTTTCCCCGCCGCAGGTGCTATACTCATTCCTGGTGTGAGAGTGGAAGGGAGGTCCCCATGTCTGCGCTGCGCCTGCGCGCGCTCCTCGCGCTCGTTCTCCTTGCCGCCGCCAGCGGAACCCAAGCCCAGAACTGCCAGGTCGACTTCGGGACGCTCGATTTCGGGGTCGAGCTGCTCGGCGAATTCGGCCTGCGCACCCTGACGGTGATCAACGGCGGCGCTACCAGCTTGCCGCTGGACGTCCCCGGTCAGCCCTGTCCCGAAGTGCCCGCCTTCACGGTGAGCCCCAGCGGGCACTTCGATGTCGCGTCCGGCGCGAGCCGCGTCTTCCAGGTGCGCTTCGCGCCGACACAGGCAGGTGGCCACGAGTGCCTGCTCGACCTGGGCACGAACGACTGCCCGCCGGTCGCGCTGCGCGGCTGGGGCCTCGCCTACACGCCGCCGGCGCCGGGCCAGATCGGCCTCTACCTCGACCTCCAGGCGCAGATCTGCCAAGGGCCGCTGGACGGCCCGAACCAGCTCGCGCAGGTGCGAGTGCCCGCCGTGCTGCCCGAGGGCGTCGAGAGCATCACGGCGGCCGAGTTCCGCATCGCCGGGCTGCCGACGAGCGGCTTTCCCCCGAACGGCATGTGGTCGGCGACCTGGAGCAGCTCGCTCGTGATCGGCGATCCGGTGGGCGGCATGGCGATCGCCTGGAGCACGCCGCAACCCGGGCCGATCGTGGAGATCGGCTACTTCATCTTCGTCACCAATCAGCAGGGCAATTGGATCGGCCCCGACCACCAGCTCTCGGTCGTGCCCTGGACGACCCTCGCCGTCGTGGACGCGGAGGGCGCCTACGACATCGCCGTCGGGGGCGGCGACTTCACCTTCAACTGCAGCGATCCGCCGAGCTGCGTCTGCTATGTGCCGACGCCGCCGCTCTGCGTGCTCCAGCCCAGCAGCCTCGACTTCGGCGTCGTCAATGTGGGCGCGGGCGCCCAGCAGAGCTTCACGATCTGGAACCAGGGCGAGGGCGTGCTCACCGGCATCGTGAGCGAGGACTGCCCCGACTTCTCGATCCTGTCCGGCGTGGGGCCCTTTGGCCTGGAGAGCGGCGAGAGCCGCACGGTGACCGTGCGCTTCGCCCCGGCGAGCGCGGGGCCGCAGACCTGCGTCATCGACCTGGGCACGGCGGACTGCCCGGAGATGGTCTGCAGCGGCACGGGCTACGCGCCGGAGCCGATCTGTCAGGTGACGCCGGCCAGCCTCGATTTCGGCGACCTCGCCGTGGGCAACGCGGCAAACCTTAGCTTCACCATCAAGAACATCGGCGCCGGGCTGCTCGTAGGCATCGTGAGCGAGGACTGCCCGGACTTCTGGATCACGGCCGGGGCCGGCCCCTTCTCCCTGTCGACGAACCAAACGCGCACGGTGACCGTGCGCTTCGCCCCCAGCGCGCCGGGCCCCCAGACCTGCGCGATCGCGCTGGGCACGGAGTACTGCAACGACGTGCCCTGCACGGGTTTCGCGCACGAGCCGGTCTACGGTTGCCAGCTCGTGCCGCCCGCGCTCGACTTCGGGGACATCGCCCTCGGCACGAGCTGGATGCTCTCGGCTTCCCTCAACAACACGGGCGACCTGACGCTCACCGGCACGGTCAGCCTCGACGATCTGCAGTTCGCGCTCACCGCCGGCGGCGGCCCCTACAGCCTGCCGCCCGGCAGCAGCCGTACGATCACCGTGCGCTACACGCCGCTGGACTACGGGCCGCATGCGGCGGCCGTGAGCACCGGCAATGCAACCTGCGGCGAGCTGCCCCTCGCTGGCCGCGCGCACGAGCCGGTGCCGGTCTGCGTGCTGAGTCCCCCGGCCCTCGACTTCGGCGAGGTAATGCTCGGCGACTACACGAACGGCAGCTTCAGCGTCGGCAACTTGGGCGATGGGCCCCTGGTCGGTGACATCACCCTCGTGAGCGAGCACTTCCATCTGATCGGCGGTGGTGGGCCCTTCACGCTCCAGCCCGGCAACTGGCGGCAAGTGACGGTGCGCTTCGATCCGCAGGCCTACGGCCCGCTGACAGCCACTGTGCTACTGGGCAGTGCGGCCTGCGCCGATCTGCCTCTCAGCGGCTTCGGGCGCAACCCGAGCGTCGGCAGCGACCACCTCGGCCTCTACCTGGACAGCGCCGGCACGGATTGCGCGGGCGACTTCCCGGTCGGTCTGCCTGACACCCTCTACGTGATCGCCACGGTGCCGAGCTTCGCCAGCCCGGGCATCACCGGCGCCGAGTTCCGGGTGGACGG encodes the following:
- a CDS encoding choice-of-anchor D domain-containing protein, with translation MSALRLRALLALVLLAAASGTQAQNCQVDFGTLDFGVELLGEFGLRTLTVINGGATSLPLDVPGQPCPEVPAFTVSPSGHFDVASGASRVFQVRFAPTQAGGHECLLDLGTNDCPPVALRGWGLAYTPPAPGQIGLYLDLQAQICQGPLDGPNQLAQVRVPAVLPEGVESITAAEFRIAGLPTSGFPPNGMWSATWSSSLVIGDPVGGMAIAWSTPQPGPIVEIGYFIFVTNQQGNWIGPDHQLSVVPWTTLAVVDAEGAYDIAVGGGDFTFNCSDPPSCVCYVPTPPLCVLQPSSLDFGVVNVGAGAQQSFTIWNQGEGVLTGIVSEDCPDFSILSGVGPFGLESGESRTVTVRFAPASAGPQTCVIDLGTADCPEMVCSGTGYAPEPICQVTPASLDFGDLAVGNAANLSFTIKNIGAGLLVGIVSEDCPDFWITAGAGPFSLSTNQTRTVTVRFAPSAPGPQTCAIALGTEYCNDVPCTGFAHEPVYGCQLVPPALDFGDIALGTSWMLSASLNNTGDLTLTGTVSLDDLQFALTAGGGPYSLPPGSSRTITVRYTPLDYGPHAAAVSTGNATCGELPLAGRAHEPVPVCVLSPPALDFGEVMLGDYTNGSFSVGNLGDGPLVGDITLVSEHFHLIGGGGPFTLQPGNWRQVTVRFDPQAYGPLTATVLLGSAACADLPLSGFGRNPSVGSDHLGLYLDSAGTDCAGDFPVGLPDTLYVIATVPSFASPGITGAEFRVDGIAALAVHAEINEEWFYPPESGNLVYGLRFAFGAPVPGEQVLLGRLTVMALAPLGENVVLTAARSLDGEQLRVNDAAGLGWDVGGGRCTLNCTNPQLCDCLDFESGACQLSDTELDFGTAPYGSSVYRDLDITNVGFVAFAGDLQISGPYFSLTQGAGPFLLEPGETHHAQARFHPGSAGVFEGLITTGLADCPEIPCHGVGTGGGGSPFMGLYADYYASVCFMDQEPYEIATVKVSVLLPEWLPAITAAEFAIENLPYSGADGQVNAYWNTNLVIGDPHTGIALAFQPALSGPIAQLGELDFYEINDDWIGDHYIMQVTESASGHLVVVGTDYVEYWCNAGHFTFNCWGWCDCTWATPVLLSNFALEDLGGAARVNWSCESGGDAEFRLEGERDGLSWQVAWQRTAPGQYEAEDHAAALAIAGELHYRLFGRLPGEEWQLLRSESLAVSGRRFTTRLAAAHPNPFNPSVTVPFSLAAAGRARLAVYDVPGRLVRELLNEQRPAGEHAVVWDGRDESGRAAGTGVYFVRLEAAGLAESQKLVLLR
- a CDS encoding EamA family transporter yields the protein MPASQARLDRFGLAQLGVVYLVWGSTYLGIRLAVREGAGWPPFAMAGLRTLAAAAILLAWARLRGERVRVSRGELALLAPTGALLWLGGNGLVTLAEQRVDSGLAALLVAAMPIWAELIAIALDRRLPKWKTIGSVLIGFAGVAALCWPLLRGGTRADVLGVVALLAAPLFWALGSIWLQRRRPGLGVLAVSGWQQGLGALSLLAMSLALREPQPQPTGEAWLAWAYLVLFGSVLAFTSYMSAIRRLPYRVVATYTYANPVIAVFLGWLLLRESVTGWTLAGALLVVAGVAGVFQNRD
- a CDS encoding glycosyltransferase, encoding MTRGPIHVCHVQTTLRAGGLENGVVNIVNGLDPARFRSTVLCLHDAGALAARIVNPTAQVINLAYPDRLAPELPFRLAKLFRELKPDIVHCRNYTPNLYGTLGARLARVPAVVNGEHGLVQTVGWRGKLVSRTLALFADRVLCVSPGLRDYLVQTLHYPPAQVQVIVNGVSLERFDSLRVDRAAKRRELGVPEDAWLLGTVARFFPFKDHPAMLDLLERVPEVAGRPVHAVIIGDGEGAAAFRAEAERRGLSARMHLPGFRSDVAECYPTFDLFCLFSTGNEGTSNAILEAMAAGVPIVATAIEGNRHLIRSGENGVLVPPAGEAKRAALAREVPRLLGDPGLRARLAETAGREVRAKFRLQRMIDDYAAFYAGLAS